One genomic region from Oncorhynchus gorbuscha isolate QuinsamMale2020 ecotype Even-year linkage group LG13, OgorEven_v1.0, whole genome shotgun sequence encodes:
- the nipsnap3a gene encoding protein NipSnap homolog 3A has product MFTVRNSFRRSSRLITNICLKNGDVALDCISTGPQQQQGTFYEFRTYRILPEKNAAFLKLTNEKIHLRTAHSELLGYWSVEYGGLNQVFHIWKYDSYAQRAGVRASLAQDTKWIEEYISKAMPMLMSQDNEVTYLVPWSKVDRPPKEGGVYELASFQMRPGGPAVWGEAFQAAVSTHAAGGHAHLVGVFHSEFGRLNKVNALWWYESPDQRAAVRHKAHGDARVVAAVRESVTYLESQTSKLMFPCPYSPLK; this is encoded by the exons ATGTTTACAGTAAGAAATTCATTTCGCAGATCGTCAAGGCTTATAACAAATATTTGTTTGAAAAATGGTGACGTG GCTCTAGACTGTATTTCCACTGGCCCCCAGCAGCAACAAGGGACCTTCTATGAATTCCGTACCTATAGAATCCTTCCAGAGAAGAACGCTGCCTTCCTCAAGCTGACCAATGAGAAGATCCACCTGCGTACTGCTCACTCCGAGCTCCTGGgctactggagtgtagagtacgGAGGCTTGAACCAGGTCTTCCACATCTGGAAGTATG ACAGCTATGCTCAGCGGGCAGGTGTGCGCGCATCCTTGGCTCAGGACACCAAATGGATTGAGGAGTACATCTCCAAGGCCATGCCCATGCTCATGTCTCAGGACAACGAGGTCACGTATTTGGTACCCTGGAGCAAGGTGGACAGGCCACCCAAGGAAGGTG gggtaTATGAGTTGGCATCGTTCCAGATGAGGCCAGGAGGCCCAGCAGTGTGGGGGGAGGCCTTCCAGGCTGCAGTCAGTACCCACGCTGCCGGGGGGCATGCCCACCTGGTAGGGGTCTTTCACAGTGAGTTTGGACGGCTCAACAAAG TGAATGCCCTGTGGTGGTATGAGAGTCCGGACCAACGGGCAGCAGTACGCCACAAAGCCCATGGTGATGCCAGGGTGGTGGCAGCCG TGAGGGAGAGTGTGACCTATCTGGAGTCGCAGACGAGCAAACTCATGTTCCCCTGCCCCTACTCTCCCCTCAAGTGA
- the LOC123993446 gene encoding probable pancreatic secretory proteinase inhibitor isoform X1, with product MNMIGKTLLLVCLAVFFSADAADQSRLYRRPSCGDMSKSQACPLNYSPVCGNDGNTYPNECSLCVHRLETNADILIVKDGSC from the exons ATGAACATGATTGGGAAAACTCTTTTGCTAGTCTGCCTGGCTGTCTTCTTTTCTGCGG ACGCAGCAGACCAGTCCAGACTCTACAGGAGG CCATCTTGTGGGGATATGAGCAAATCCCAGGCATGCCCGCTCAACTACTCCCCAGTGTGCGGTAATGATGGAAACACTTATCCCAACGAGTGTTCTCTGTGTGTTCACCGGCT GGAAACCAATGCAGACATCTTGATAGTGAAAGACGGAAGTTGCTGA
- the LOC123993445 gene encoding exosome complex component RRP40-like, with amino-acid sequence MLSCFKDKVGDVLLPGDVFSFQMPESITDSKPEKVVCGPGLRRNGDEVLVCKSGILRHKQPNLYWIDSQQRRYVPGKGESVIGIITTKSGDIFKVDVGGSEQASLSYLAFEGATKRNRPNVQVGDLVYSQFIIANKDMEPELVCIDSCGRANGMGVFGAGGLLFKVSLGLVRRLLAPQSEIAKDLEKMFPFEIVVGMNGRVWVKSKTIQQTLIVANLLESCENMTAQQRQTLFRRVADGSI; translated from the exons ATGCTGAGTTGTTTCAAAGATAAAGTTGGTGATGTTTTATTACCAGGAGATGTATTTTCttttcaaatgcctgaaagtaTCACCGACAGCAAACCCGAGAAAGTTGTTTGTGGACCAGGGCTTCGGCGAAACGGAGATGAAGTTCTCGTTTGCAAAAGCGGAATCCTTCGACATAAACAACCGAATCTGTACTGGATAGACTCTCAGCAAAGGAGG TATGTTCCAGGAAAGGGGGAGAGTGTGATTGGCATCATAACTACCAAGTCAGGTGACATCTTCAAGGTGGATGTAGGGGGGAGTGAGCAGGCGTCACTCTCCTACCTCGCCTTTGAGGGGGCTACCAAGAGGAATAGACCTAATGTGCAG GTGGGGGACCTGGTGTACTCTCAGTTCATCATTGCCAACAAAGACATGGAGCCGGAgctggtgtgtatagacagctGTGGACGAGCCAACGGGATGGGGGTGTTTGGAGCAGGCGGGCTTCTCTTCAAGGTGTCCCTAGGACTTGTACGCAG GCTGCTGGCACCCCAGAGTGAGATAGCCAAGGACTTGGAGAAGATGTTCCCCTTTGAGATTGTGGTGGGGATGAACGGGCGGGTGTGGGTCAAGTCCAAGACCATCCAGCAGACCCTCATCGTGGCCAACCTGCTGGAGAGCTGTGAGAACATGACAGCCCAGCAGCGACAGACGCTCTTCAGAAGGGTGGCCGACGGATCCATCTAG
- the LOC123993446 gene encoding probable pancreatic secretory proteinase inhibitor isoform X2, producing MNMIGKTLLLVCLAVFFSAVDAADQSRLYRRPSCGDMSKSQACPLNYSPVCGNDGNTYPNECSLCVHRLETNADILIVKDGSC from the exons ATGAACATGATTGGGAAAACTCTTTTGCTAGTCTGCCTGGCTGTCTTCTTTTCTGCGG TAGACGCAGCAGACCAGTCCAGACTCTACAGGAGG CCATCTTGTGGGGATATGAGCAAATCCCAGGCATGCCCGCTCAACTACTCCCCAGTGTGCGGTAATGATGGAAACACTTATCCCAACGAGTGTTCTCTGTGTGTTCACCGGCT GGAAACCAATGCAGACATCTTGATAGTGAAAGACGGAAGTTGCTGA